In one Trichlorobacter lovleyi SZ genomic region, the following are encoded:
- a CDS encoding DivIVA domain-containing protein, whose product MTITPLDIRQQQFKGKMLGGLDPDDVDSFLQAVAVEMEGLLRENTELKEQANRQTRELSEHAQREKDLRETMLAAQRITDEMKANAQKEAALIVSEAQLQARRLVDEAERKVADLQARIQDVRRQKLQFEMEFKALLDNHVRMIGSGEQ is encoded by the coding sequence ATGACCATTACCCCCCTCGATATACGGCAGCAGCAGTTTAAGGGCAAGATGCTGGGCGGCCTTGATCCTGACGATGTGGACAGCTTTCTGCAGGCCGTGGCGGTTGAGATGGAAGGGCTGCTGCGTGAAAATACCGAGCTGAAAGAGCAGGCCAATCGCCAGACCCGTGAGCTGAGTGAGCATGCCCAGCGCGAAAAGGACCTGCGTGAGACCATGCTGGCGGCCCAGCGGATTACCGATGAGATGAAGGCCAATGCCCAGAAAGAGGCAGCGCTGATCGTCTCAGAGGCCCAGCTGCAGGCCAGACGACTGGTGGATGAGGCTGAGCGCAAAGTGGCCGACCTGCAGGCACGGATACAGGATGTCCGCCGCCAGAAGCTGCAGTTTGAAATGGAGTTCAAGGCACTGCTGGACAACCATGTCCGGATGATCGGCAGCGGTGAACAGTAG
- a CDS encoding inositol monophosphatase family protein, protein MPASRFLDCAIEAALAAGQLQRSRFDAAFSIDLKGAKNLVTELDLASEALIVEKIHARFPEHGILAEEGDYPAGDGRHVWIIDPLDGTTNYAHGYPWFCVSIALAVGGELVVGAIYNPMTDELFSATTGGGAFRNGRRLSVSNRQPLASALLGTGFPYDCATDPENNFDHFIRFQKAARGIRRAGAAALDLAYLAAGRLDGFWEVKLKPWDVAAGTLLVREAGGLVSAFDGSDYEVTDHRILASNGLIHDEMIALLAAEEEQP, encoded by the coding sequence ATGCCCGCATCCCGTTTTCTTGATTGTGCCATTGAGGCAGCCCTGGCTGCCGGGCAGTTGCAGCGCTCACGTTTTGATGCCGCTTTTTCAATTGACCTGAAAGGGGCCAAGAATCTGGTGACCGAGCTGGATCTGGCCTCAGAGGCGTTGATTGTTGAGAAGATCCACGCCCGCTTTCCTGAACATGGCATCCTAGCTGAAGAAGGGGATTATCCGGCCGGTGATGGCCGGCATGTCTGGATAATCGACCCGCTGGACGGCACCACCAACTATGCCCACGGCTATCCCTGGTTTTGCGTCTCCATCGCCCTGGCTGTGGGGGGAGAACTGGTGGTAGGGGCGATCTACAACCCGATGACCGATGAGCTGTTCAGCGCAACCACCGGCGGGGGGGCCTTCCGCAACGGCCGCAGGCTGTCCGTATCGAATCGCCAGCCGCTGGCATCGGCCTTGCTGGGTACAGGTTTTCCCTATGATTGTGCCACTGACCCGGAAAACAACTTTGACCATTTCATCCGTTTCCAGAAGGCTGCCCGCGGTATCAGGCGGGCCGGTGCTGCCGCCCTTGACCTGGCCTATCTGGCCGCCGGACGCCTGGACGGCTTCTGGGAGGTCAAGCTGAAGCCGTGGGATGTGGCAGCCGGTACCCTGCTGGTCCGTGAGGCAGGCGGTCTGGTCAGCGCCTTTGACGGTAGCGACTATGAGGTGACCGATCACCGCATCCTGGCCAGTAACGGCCTGATCCATGACGAAATGATCGCCCTGCTGGCGGCGGAAGAGGAACAGCCATGA
- a CDS encoding DUF167 domain-containing protein, protein MNSSPALPWSQQGDALLLRVFVQPRASRNQFCGIHEGELKLRLTSPPVDGAANECCREFLAKQLKVPKSAVTLISGDSSRHKRLRIAGATTQQIEQLIPPA, encoded by the coding sequence GTGAACAGTAGTCCCGCGTTACCCTGGTCTCAACAGGGAGATGCACTGCTGCTGCGGGTCTTTGTCCAGCCCAGGGCCTCCCGCAACCAGTTTTGCGGCATTCACGAAGGTGAGCTGAAGCTGCGCCTGACCTCCCCCCCGGTGGATGGGGCTGCCAATGAGTGTTGCCGCGAATTTCTGGCAAAACAGCTGAAGGTTCCCAAATCTGCCGTCACCCTCATCTCCGGGGACAGCTCGCGACACAAACGGCTCCGGATTGCAGGAGCCACCACGCAACAGATTGAACAGCTGATCCCCCCCGCATAA
- a CDS encoding FKBP-type peptidyl-prolyl cis-trans isomerase, with product MAQAQQGDTVRVHYTGTLQDGSIFDSSETVEQDSCGCSCSSSGGCGTGSDCGCEPLEFTIGGGNVIPGFEKAVLGLSVGESIKVTIPADEAYGPRHEQMVAVVDRSELSGEIEPIEGQQLEVVLQDDSSMPVLITEVTETTVTLDANHPLAGQDLTFEIKLVEIV from the coding sequence ATGGCACAGGCACAACAGGGCGATACCGTCCGGGTACACTACACCGGCACCCTGCAGGACGGCTCAATTTTCGACTCTTCCGAGACAGTAGAACAGGACAGCTGCGGCTGTAGCTGCAGCAGTTCCGGCGGCTGCGGCACCGGCAGCGACTGCGGCTGCGAGCCGCTTGAATTCACCATCGGCGGCGGCAACGTCATACCCGGTTTTGAAAAAGCGGTGCTGGGACTTTCCGTAGGCGAGAGCATCAAGGTGACCATTCCGGCTGACGAGGCCTATGGCCCCCGGCATGAGCAGATGGTTGCAGTGGTCGACCGGTCAGAGCTGAGCGGCGAAATAGAACCGATTGAAGGACAGCAACTTGAGGTGGTTTTGCAGGATGATTCATCCATGCCGGTCCTGATCACCGAAGTAACCGAGACCACCGTCACCCTGGATGCCAACCATCCGCTGGCCGGACAGGATCTGACCTTTGAGATCAAACTGGTAGAGATCGTTTAG
- a CDS encoding YggT family protein yields MILFGNILYALAKIVELADGLLTVYKYILIAAALITWVNPDPYNPIVSFLYRVTEPLLSRIRRRMPAMGPVDLSPLVAFALIYVVQIVVLNTLYQYLINYSMILKLR; encoded by the coding sequence ATGATCCTTTTCGGCAATATTCTGTATGCACTGGCCAAGATTGTTGAGCTGGCTGACGGGCTGCTGACGGTCTACAAATATATCCTGATTGCAGCTGCCCTGATCACCTGGGTCAACCCCGATCCCTATAACCCGATTGTGAGCTTTCTGTACCGGGTGACTGAACCGCTGCTCTCCCGCATCCGCCGCAGGATGCCCGCCATGGGACCGGTGGATCTCTCGCCGCTGGTGGCCTTTGCCCTGATCTATGTGGTGCAGATTGTCGTGTTGAACACCCTGTACCAGTACCTGATCAACTACAGCATGATCCTGAAACTGAGGTAA
- a CDS encoding beta-ketoacyl-ACP synthase III, which translates to MMQSCIIGSGAGLPERVVGNDFFSYLVDDADEWISSRTGIRERRFVSPDESTSDLATRAARAALTDAAISADEIDCIVVGTSTPDMILPATACMVQKEIGAKNAFAFDINSVCGSFVFALDTADSFIRAGKARTALVIGADTYSKILNFDDKTTAPLFGDGAAAVIIRGEEGSEKGIITSFIRTDGNGWPLIQVPSSGSRKPVTAETIAAKENTFYMAGKPVYVFATSAIPELIQTICSKAGIQPADLDWLIPHQANLRIIDAVAKKHDIPKEKFLVNLQKYGNTSAASVGLALNEFRQDGTIKPGQLVLVMGFGGGLSWGGLLIRF; encoded by the coding sequence ATGATGCAATCATGTATTATTGGCAGCGGTGCCGGCCTGCCGGAACGGGTGGTCGGCAATGATTTTTTCTCCTACCTGGTTGATGATGCCGATGAGTGGATCTCCTCCCGTACCGGTATTCGTGAACGGCGTTTTGTCAGCCCTGATGAATCAACCTCTGATCTGGCCACACGAGCCGCCCGGGCTGCACTGACCGATGCCGCTATCAGTGCCGATGAGATTGACTGCATTGTGGTCGGCACCTCCACGCCGGACATGATCCTGCCTGCCACCGCCTGCATGGTGCAAAAAGAGATCGGCGCTAAAAACGCCTTTGCCTTTGACATTAACTCGGTCTGCGGCAGCTTTGTCTTTGCCCTTGATACGGCAGACAGTTTCATCCGGGCCGGCAAGGCCCGTACGGCCCTGGTGATCGGGGCCGACACCTATTCCAAGATCCTCAACTTTGACGATAAGACCACGGCCCCGCTGTTTGGCGATGGTGCTGCAGCCGTGATCATCCGCGGCGAGGAAGGCTCGGAAAAGGGGATTATTACCTCATTCATCCGTACCGACGGCAACGGCTGGCCCCTGATTCAGGTGCCGTCTTCCGGTTCTCGCAAGCCGGTTACCGCAGAAACCATCGCCGCCAAAGAGAACACCTTCTACATGGCGGGCAAGCCGGTCTATGTCTTCGCCACCAGCGCCATTCCTGAACTGATCCAGACCATCTGCAGCAAGGCCGGTATCCAGCCTGCCGATCTTGACTGGCTGATTCCCCACCAGGCCAACCTGCGGATTATTGATGCCGTTGCCAAAAAACATGACATCCCCAAGGAAAAGTTTCTGGTCAACCTGCAAAAATACGGCAACACCTCGGCTGCCTCGGTCGGTCTGGCCCTGAATGAATTCCGGCAGGACGGCACCATCAAGCCGGGCCAGCTGGTACTGGTGATGGGCTTTGGCGGTGGTCTTTCCTGGGGCGGGCTCTTGATTAGATTTTAA